Proteins co-encoded in one Candidatus Limnocylindrales bacterium genomic window:
- a CDS encoding peptidyl-prolyl cis-trans isomerase produces MRALLRRPLVHFLVLGAVALAARPWAAEVAARAAGGRERIVIGAERREALRVQLAGVAGREVAETQEREEIERLVDEEILYREALARGVDRDNTIVRERVVESMRALTGSKIVDEEALFQQGVALGIDRSDLVIRRHLAATMRLLVTAPARMEPVRDTDLAALLERDSARMRLPARTSLTHVFVSSRRGAQQAQAAAERMLERLRGGEAAARDSGPMRGRRNTADERMVERDGGGKDAATDADAGDPFMLGSGMRERTDVDLDATFGAGFAAAVAAAPVGTWIGPVRSAYGLHLVRVDARIASEVPSLSAVRESLTARLQHERSQERLRAWLRRKRDHYAVVIEEPRREESTRLAALPVQRLDVPAAAAIVGD; encoded by the coding sequence ATGCGCGCGTTGCTGCGAAGACCGCTGGTGCACTTTCTCGTCCTCGGCGCCGTCGCGCTGGCTGCGCGGCCGTGGGCTGCGGAGGTGGCGGCGCGCGCGGCCGGTGGGAGGGAACGCATCGTCATCGGTGCGGAGCGGCGCGAGGCTCTGCGCGTGCAACTGGCCGGCGTCGCGGGTCGAGAAGTTGCCGAGACGCAGGAGCGCGAGGAGATCGAGCGGCTCGTCGATGAGGAAATTCTCTACCGCGAGGCCCTGGCGCGCGGCGTGGACCGCGACAACACCATCGTGCGCGAGCGTGTCGTGGAGAGCATGCGCGCGCTTACCGGCAGCAAAATCGTCGATGAGGAGGCGCTCTTCCAGCAGGGGGTGGCGCTCGGGATCGATCGCAGCGACCTCGTCATCCGCCGGCACCTGGCGGCAACGATGCGGCTGCTCGTGACGGCGCCGGCGCGCATGGAGCCGGTGCGGGACACCGATCTGGCGGCGCTTCTCGAACGCGATTCTGCGCGGATGCGGCTGCCGGCGCGCACGTCGCTGACGCACGTCTTCGTCAGCTCCCGGCGCGGCGCCCAGCAGGCGCAGGCCGCTGCCGAGCGCATGCTCGAGCGGCTGCGCGGCGGCGAGGCTGCGGCGAGGGACTCGGGGCCGATGCGCGGTCGCAGGAACACGGCCGATGAGCGAATGGTCGAGCGGGACGGCGGCGGCAAGGATGCGGCGACCGACGCCGACGCAGGCGATCCGTTCATGCTGGGCTCGGGCATGCGCGAGCGCACCGATGTCGACCTGGATGCGACCTTCGGTGCCGGCTTTGCCGCCGCCGTCGCCGCCGCTCCCGTCGGTACCTGGATTGGGCCGGTACGATCCGCCTACGGACTGCACCTGGTGCGCGTCGATGCGCGCATCGCCAGCGAGGTGCCGTCGCTCTCGGCGGTGCGCGAGAGCCTGACGGCGCGGCTTCAGCACGAGCGATCGCAGGAGCGGCTGCGCGCGTGGCTTCGCCGGAAGCGCGACCACTACGCCGTGGTTATCGAGGAGCCGCGCCGGGAAGAGT
- a CDS encoding DUF3604 domain-containing protein produces the protein MSEPSKRSSLAAALSMLLWRSASAAAFPAPPPLAAAAASAIVLLLAGGHAAAFQRTEVREPCGGRDPSSYSPSERRPFFGELHIHTSYSLDAFVFNVRNDPRASYDFARGMPLTNGIHTLQLDRPLDFAAVTDHAEGFGPSYICATPGTTGYEAAECVAFRNETPVPPRFTLLALIATVGGARPINLPMCSEPGVDCDGAAASVWLDTQAAAEEAYDRTQACRFTSFVGYEWTPMPGAANLHRNVIFRNERVPEKPIDYFETETWEATRLWELLRERCLERDGGVLGVGSGCDVLTIPHNSNLSEGLMFPDPADTDIARERQLFEPLVEVIQHKGSSECRFDPFYGYGTDTTDEQCAFELLDMLTLFPLPGPSTPKPPESFARRAYIRNVLKDGLALGEGLGVNPFKLGMIGSTDGHAAAPGNTGEASFRGHVGTQDDTATKRVSDGNGVRFGPGGLAVVWAEENSRDSLFEAMQRREAYGTSGTRPIVRFFGGWGYPADLCERADQIDIAYADGVPMGGDLPPATSAAPRFFAAALSDSMTATPLQQIQIVKGWVDERGAVHERVYGVDGGPSDAGVDPATCQRTGGEGLTSRCVMWNDPEFDPQRPAFYYARVLEEPTCRWHTFDCKSLGVDPFASDCASKALSAVPGSNLSDCCRLRPTVQERAWTSPIWYEPRQAPLQPCAESCLTSPAAACEMPQPSQAAQLTIDDDADNDRRDRLQWRWSGELADGGFGDPTDATSLALCVYDGDAELVASACAEAAGVCDGKPCWKAAGSGYTYADPNHTPYGIDRIVLKARNGRGKILLKARGGNLGMPALPMTLPATVQLRSSDGACWEAEYPSARTNDPTGLRAKSR, from the coding sequence GTGTCGGAGCCATCGAAGCGATCGTCGCTCGCCGCTGCCCTCTCGATGCTGCTTTGGCGGTCGGCTTCGGCCGCTGCGTTCCCGGCGCCGCCGCCGCTCGCCGCCGCGGCTGCGTCTGCGATCGTGCTGCTGCTCGCCGGCGGACACGCCGCGGCGTTCCAGCGCACCGAAGTGCGCGAGCCATGCGGCGGCCGCGATCCTTCCAGCTACTCGCCGAGCGAACGCCGGCCATTCTTCGGCGAGCTGCACATCCATACGAGCTACTCGCTCGACGCGTTCGTCTTCAACGTCCGCAACGATCCGCGCGCATCCTACGACTTCGCACGGGGGATGCCGCTGACCAACGGCATCCACACGCTGCAGCTGGATCGTCCGCTCGACTTCGCCGCCGTCACCGATCACGCCGAAGGCTTCGGGCCCTCCTACATCTGCGCGACGCCGGGAACGACGGGCTACGAAGCCGCCGAATGCGTCGCCTTCCGCAACGAGACGCCGGTGCCGCCGCGCTTCACGCTGCTGGCATTGATCGCCACCGTCGGCGGCGCGCGGCCGATCAATCTGCCGATGTGCAGCGAGCCGGGCGTGGACTGCGACGGCGCCGCCGCCTCGGTCTGGCTCGACACGCAGGCGGCAGCCGAGGAAGCGTACGATCGGACGCAGGCGTGCCGCTTCACCAGCTTCGTCGGCTACGAGTGGACGCCCATGCCGGGCGCGGCCAACCTCCACCGCAACGTCATCTTCCGCAACGAGCGCGTGCCCGAGAAACCGATCGACTACTTCGAGACCGAGACGTGGGAAGCGACGCGGCTGTGGGAGCTGCTGCGCGAGCGCTGCCTGGAGCGCGACGGCGGCGTGCTCGGCGTGGGCAGCGGCTGCGACGTCCTGACCATTCCGCACAACTCCAATCTGAGCGAAGGCCTGATGTTTCCCGACCCCGCCGACACCGACATCGCGCGCGAGCGCCAGCTCTTCGAGCCGCTCGTCGAGGTCATCCAGCACAAGGGATCCTCGGAGTGCCGCTTCGATCCGTTCTACGGGTACGGCACCGACACCACCGACGAACAGTGCGCCTTCGAGCTGCTCGACATGCTGACGCTCTTTCCCTTGCCCGGCCCCTCCACGCCCAAGCCGCCCGAATCGTTCGCGCGCCGCGCGTACATCCGCAACGTGCTCAAGGACGGCCTCGCGCTCGGCGAAGGCCTCGGCGTCAACCCCTTCAAGCTCGGCATGATCGGCAGCACCGACGGTCACGCGGCCGCGCCGGGCAACACGGGCGAGGCCAGCTTTCGCGGCCACGTCGGCACGCAGGACGACACGGCCACCAAGCGCGTCAGCGACGGCAACGGCGTGCGGTTCGGTCCCGGCGGCCTGGCCGTGGTGTGGGCCGAGGAGAACAGCCGCGATTCGCTGTTCGAAGCGATGCAGCGCCGCGAGGCCTACGGCACCAGCGGAACGCGCCCGATCGTGCGCTTCTTCGGCGGCTGGGGCTATCCGGCCGATCTGTGCGAGCGTGCGGACCAGATCGACATTGCCTATGCCGATGGCGTGCCGATGGGCGGCGACCTGCCGCCGGCCACGTCGGCTGCACCGCGCTTCTTCGCAGCCGCGCTCTCCGACAGTATGACCGCCACGCCGCTGCAGCAGATCCAGATCGTCAAGGGCTGGGTCGATGAACGCGGCGCGGTGCACGAGCGCGTCTACGGCGTCGACGGTGGGCCGAGCGATGCGGGCGTCGACCCTGCCACGTGTCAGCGCACCGGCGGCGAGGGACTGACCTCGCGGTGCGTGATGTGGAACGATCCCGAGTTCGATCCGCAGCGGCCGGCCTTCTACTACGCGCGCGTCCTCGAGGAGCCGACGTGCCGCTGGCACACCTTCGACTGCAAGAGCCTCGGCGTCGACCCTTTTGCCAGCGACTGCGCGAGCAAGGCGCTCAGTGCGGTACCCGGCAGCAACCTCTCCGATTGCTGCCGGCTTCGGCCGACGGTGCAGGAACGGGCGTGGACTTCGCCGATCTGGTACGAGCCGCGCCAGGCCCCGCTGCAGCCATGCGCCGAGTCGTGCCTGACGTCGCCGGCAGCCGCGTGCGAGATGCCGCAGCCTTCGCAGGCCGCGCAGCTCACGATCGACGACGATGCCGACAACGATCGCAGAGACCGCCTGCAGTGGCGCTGGTCGGGCGAGTTGGCTGACGGCGGCTTCGGCGACCCGACCGATGCCACGTCGCTCGCGCTGTGCGTATACGACGGCGACGCCGAGCTCGTTGCCAGCGCGTGCGCCGAAGCCGCCGGAGTGTGCGATGGCAAGCCGTGCTGGAAGGCGGCCGGCTCCGGCTACACCTACGCCGATCCCAACCACACGCCCTACGGCATCGATCGAATCGTGCTCAAGGCCAGGAACGGCCGCGGAAAGATCCTGCTCAAGGCGCGCGGCGGCAATCTCGGCATGCCCGCACTCCCGATGACGCTGCCCGCAACGGTGCAGCTGCGCAGCAGCGACGGCGCGTGCTGGGAGGCCGAGTATCCGTCGGCGCGCACGAACGATCCGACCGGGCTGCGCGCGAAGTCGCGGTGA
- a CDS encoding TetR/AcrR family transcriptional regulator, producing the protein MGRPPKFSRQRLQDAALAIVDEKGSGALSMRVLAAALGTGPMTLYNHVAGREDLDVLVVDAVLSRARWSRQPDADWRAEVREIALAGWRAVREHPRAIPLILTRRTRSTAALEMAEALLAALARSGCRGRRLLVAFRAVMACIMGFAQGDLAGPLAAAASENAAEVLARVLSLPPDRFAHLIEIAAAARDSSAEEEFLGGLDLLLAGLEAQPAAS; encoded by the coding sequence GTGGGCCGACCGCCAAAGTTCTCTCGCCAGCGCCTCCAGGACGCCGCCCTGGCCATCGTCGACGAGAAAGGCTCCGGCGCGCTCTCGATGCGCGTGCTCGCCGCCGCTCTCGGCACCGGTCCGATGACGCTCTACAACCACGTCGCCGGCCGCGAGGATCTCGACGTGCTGGTGGTCGATGCGGTGCTCTCGCGGGCGCGCTGGTCACGGCAACCAGACGCGGACTGGCGCGCGGAAGTGCGCGAGATCGCGCTTGCCGGATGGCGCGCGGTACGCGAGCACCCGCGCGCCATCCCGCTGATCCTGACGCGTCGCACGCGCTCGACGGCGGCGCTCGAGATGGCCGAGGCGCTGCTGGCGGCGCTCGCGCGCAGCGGCTGCCGCGGCCGGCGCCTTCTCGTCGCCTTCCGTGCGGTCATGGCATGCATCATGGGATTCGCCCAAGGCGATCTTGCCGGACCGCTGGCGGCTGCCGCCTCCGAGAACGCCGCCGAGGTCCTTGCCAGGGTGCTGTCGCTGCCGCCCGACCGCTTCGCGCATCTGATCGAGATCGCCGCGGCCGCGCGCGACAGCAGCGCCGAGGAAGAGTTTCTGGGCGGCCTGGATCTGCTGCTTGCGGGGCTGGAGGCGCAGCCCGCAGCGTCGTGA
- a CDS encoding MAPEG family protein, whose product MHDWIAPYAATVWAMGMTGALILLQLVVLDVAGIRTGHVPGSTVTADHGNFLFRATRAHANINESIAAFILLALFGVLSGASPWWMNTLAWVYLVARVAHMLCYYAGAQIPRSISFGISMTALVGMLIVGVVEA is encoded by the coding sequence ATGCACGATTGGATCGCGCCGTACGCAGCGACGGTCTGGGCGATGGGAATGACGGGCGCGCTGATCCTGCTTCAGCTCGTCGTGCTGGACGTGGCCGGCATTCGTACGGGGCACGTTCCAGGCTCCACCGTCACCGCCGACCACGGCAACTTCCTGTTTCGCGCCACGCGCGCGCACGCGAACATCAACGAGAGCATTGCCGCCTTCATTCTCCTGGCGCTGTTCGGCGTGCTGTCGGGTGCCTCGCCGTGGTGGATGAACACTCTGGCGTGGGTGTATCTGGTGGCGCGCGTCGCGCACATGCTGTGCTACTACGCCGGCGCGCAGATCCCGCGCTCGATCAGCTTCGGCATCAGCATGACGGCGCTGGTGGGCATGCTGATCGTGGGGGTGGTGGAAGCGTAG
- a CDS encoding glutathione S-transferase family protein: MPETKVAAGAVELHQFRYSHYNEKARWALDYKRIAHRRIDYLPGPHAFFLPRLSGQRATPVLKVGGKTLAGSAAIVAELERRFPERPLYPADAAARAEALALERRFDEELGPASRRMVYDGMLSTPQYIATMFSQGRPALQRALYLGAMPLIKELMRSGNGVTAESVAQAEKTVGEFLDFIGGKSARTGYLVGGTFTIADLAAAALMSPVLRITHPDVAKPEPMPRRLCEIVARFDSHPAAAWVHEQYRRHRQ; encoded by the coding sequence GTGCCGGAGACGAAGGTCGCGGCCGGCGCCGTCGAGCTGCATCAGTTCCGTTATTCGCACTACAACGAGAAGGCGCGCTGGGCGCTCGACTACAAGCGCATCGCGCATCGGCGCATCGACTATCTGCCGGGGCCGCACGCGTTCTTCCTGCCGCGCCTGAGCGGGCAGCGCGCGACGCCCGTGCTCAAAGTCGGCGGCAAGACCCTTGCGGGCTCGGCGGCGATCGTGGCCGAGCTCGAGCGGCGCTTTCCGGAGCGGCCGCTGTATCCGGCCGATGCGGCGGCACGGGCCGAGGCGCTCGCGCTGGAGCGCCGGTTCGACGAAGAGCTCGGCCCGGCCAGCCGCCGCATGGTCTACGACGGCATGCTGTCGACGCCGCAGTACATCGCCACCATGTTCTCGCAAGGCAGACCCGCGCTGCAGCGGGCGCTCTACCTCGGCGCGATGCCGCTGATCAAGGAGCTGATGCGCTCCGGAAACGGCGTCACTGCCGAGTCGGTCGCGCAGGCGGAGAAGACGGTCGGCGAGTTCCTGGACTTCATCGGCGGCAAGAGTGCGCGCACCGGCTACCTCGTCGGCGGGACGTTCACGATCGCCGACCTTGCAGCAGCCGCGCTGATGAGCCCGGTCCTGCGCATCACGCATCCGGATGTCGCCAAGCCCGAGCCGATGCCGCGACGCCTGTGCGAGATCGTCGCGCGTTTCGACTCCCATCCGGCGGCGGCGTGGGTGCACGAGCAGTACCGCCGGCACCGGCAGTGA
- a CDS encoding glutathione S-transferase — MSETIELLQFPFSHYNEKVRWTLDYKRIAHVRINYLPGPHAPQIKKLTGQTAVPVVRTDGKVVAGSARIIDMIERSHPSPPLYPADAADREEALAIQQRFDDELGPAVRRLVFKALLDDEPDYIPRMFSVGKPEWKRALYRGMFPLVQGLLRKANGVTSEQVAVAEKTVESLLDFIAGKTSRTGQMVGDGFTIADLTGAALLAPMVAVTHPDMAKPEPLPKAARVLLQRYERHPAVLWVHEQYRKHRPPSCGTVVA; from the coding sequence ATGAGCGAGACGATCGAGCTGCTGCAGTTTCCCTTCTCGCACTACAACGAGAAGGTGCGCTGGACGCTGGACTACAAGCGCATCGCGCACGTTCGCATCAACTATCTGCCGGGCCCGCATGCGCCGCAGATCAAGAAGCTGACCGGGCAGACTGCGGTGCCGGTCGTGCGCACCGACGGCAAAGTGGTGGCGGGATCGGCGCGCATCATCGACATGATCGAGCGCAGCCATCCCTCTCCGCCGCTGTACCCAGCCGACGCGGCCGACCGCGAGGAGGCCCTGGCCATCCAGCAGCGCTTCGATGACGAGCTCGGCCCGGCCGTTCGCCGCCTGGTGTTCAAGGCGCTGCTCGACGACGAGCCCGACTACATCCCGCGCATGTTCTCCGTGGGGAAGCCCGAGTGGAAGCGCGCCCTGTACCGCGGGATGTTCCCGCTCGTGCAGGGCCTGCTGCGCAAGGCCAACGGCGTGACGTCCGAGCAGGTTGCGGTCGCCGAGAAGACCGTCGAGAGCCTGCTCGATTTCATTGCCGGGAAGACCTCCCGCACGGGCCAGATGGTCGGCGACGGTTTCACCATCGCCGATCTGACCGGCGCCGCGCTGCTGGCGCCGATGGTCGCCGTCACTCATCCCGACATGGCCAAGCCGGAGCCGCTGCCGAAGGCCGCACGCGTTCTGCTGCAGCGCTACGAGCGACATCCGGCCGTCCTGTGGGTGCACGAGCAGTATCGGAAGCACCGGCCGCCCTCCTGCGGCACGGTGGTCGCGTAA
- the efp gene encoding elongation factor P, whose amino-acid sequence MNASEIRRGYVIMYNGAPHRVLDFQHRTPGNLRAFVQARLRNVKTGLSTEARFSSTETIERVTLEQHDMQFLYREGDDFHFMNTETYEQISLSAEELGDNVYYLVDGTSIEVETFEGRPIGIKPPPIIELTVVETSPEMRGATASNSPKPAKLETGLMVSVPPFVKEGERVRVDTATGQYLERVR is encoded by the coding sequence ATGAACGCCAGCGAGATCCGCCGCGGCTACGTCATCATGTACAACGGTGCACCGCATCGCGTGCTCGACTTCCAGCATCGCACCCCGGGCAACCTGCGGGCGTTCGTGCAGGCCAGGCTGCGCAACGTCAAGACCGGCCTCTCCACCGAAGCCCGCTTCAGCTCCACCGAGACCATCGAGCGCGTCACCCTCGAGCAGCACGACATGCAGTTCCTGTACAGAGAGGGCGACGATTTCCACTTCATGAACACCGAGACGTACGAGCAGATCTCCCTGTCGGCCGAGGAGCTCGGCGACAACGTCTACTACCTCGTCGACGGCACTTCGATCGAGGTGGAGACGTTCGAAGGGCGTCCGATCGGCATCAAGCCGCCGCCCATCATCGAGCTGACCGTGGTCGAGACTTCGCCGGAAATGCGCGGCGCCACCGCCTCCAACAGCCCCAAGCCGGCCAAGCTGGAGACGGGCCTGATGGTCAGCGTGCCGCCGTTCGTCAAGGAGGGAGAGAGGGTGCGCGTCGATACGGCTACCGGGCAGTATCTGGAGCGCGTGCGCTGA
- a CDS encoding NAD(P)/FAD-dependent oxidoreductase, translated as MNLPAVLRSMVASEQPVEATAARATTRDDGAEKESAGLSRPHRVVVIGGGFAGLHVARELADTDVHVTILDKRNFHLFQPLLYQVATGALSPGDIAAPLREVLRERRNVTVLLGEVVDIDLDERVVRTAEDTVAYDSLIVATGMVNNYFGHAEWEDLAPGLKSIEDATEIRSRMLLAFELAERTRDLVERQALLTFVVVGGGATGVEMAGAIAEIAADTLRSEFRNIARESVRVLLVEGAGRVLTAFPERLSASAEQMLVRMGVELRMHTLVKAIDETGVTVEHGGAQERIASRAIVWAAGVRGHPLAARLAEQTGATLSRQGTVAVEPDLTLPGHPEVFVAGDLAYLVQDDRPLPGVAQVAIQQGRYAARMVLARLAGRSLPPFRYEDRGAMATIGRAKAIAQIGRLHLAGFTAWLAWLFVHLMFLVGFENRVLVLFQWAWYYVWRRRSARLITSYDRRPV; from the coding sequence GTGAACCTGCCGGCCGTCCTGCGGTCCATGGTCGCAAGCGAGCAGCCGGTCGAGGCGACCGCGGCGCGAGCGACCACGCGCGACGATGGCGCTGAAAAAGAGAGTGCCGGCCTGTCGCGGCCGCATCGGGTCGTCGTCATCGGCGGCGGCTTTGCCGGCTTGCACGTGGCGCGCGAGCTCGCCGACACCGACGTGCACGTCACCATCCTGGACAAACGGAACTTCCATCTCTTCCAGCCGCTGCTCTACCAGGTAGCCACGGGCGCGCTCTCGCCCGGCGACATCGCCGCGCCGCTGCGCGAGGTCCTGCGCGAGCGCCGCAACGTCACGGTCCTGCTCGGCGAGGTCGTCGACATCGATCTGGACGAGCGTGTCGTGCGCACGGCCGAGGACACCGTTGCCTACGACTCGTTGATCGTAGCCACCGGCATGGTCAACAACTACTTCGGCCACGCCGAATGGGAAGACCTGGCGCCGGGTCTCAAGTCGATCGAGGACGCGACCGAGATCCGGTCGCGCATGCTGCTGGCCTTCGAGCTCGCCGAACGCACGCGCGACCTGGTCGAGCGCCAGGCGCTGCTGACGTTCGTCGTCGTGGGCGGCGGAGCCACCGGAGTGGAAATGGCCGGCGCCATCGCCGAGATCGCGGCGGACACGCTGCGAAGCGAGTTTCGCAACATCGCCCGCGAGTCGGTGCGCGTCCTCCTGGTCGAAGGGGCCGGCCGCGTGCTGACCGCATTTCCCGAGCGCCTCTCCGCCAGCGCCGAGCAGATGCTCGTGCGCATGGGCGTGGAGCTGCGCATGCACACGCTGGTCAAGGCCATCGACGAGACCGGCGTGACGGTCGAGCACGGCGGCGCGCAGGAGCGCATCGCGTCGCGAGCGATCGTGTGGGCCGCCGGCGTTCGCGGTCATCCGTTGGCCGCCCGCCTGGCCGAGCAGACCGGTGCCACGTTGTCGCGCCAGGGCACCGTCGCCGTGGAGCCGGACCTGACGTTGCCCGGCCATCCCGAGGTGTTCGTCGCCGGCGATCTCGCCTACCTCGTCCAGGACGACCGGCCGCTGCCCGGCGTGGCACAGGTGGCGATCCAGCAGGGGCGTTACGCAGCACGCATGGTGCTGGCACGGCTTGCCGGACGCTCGCTGCCGCCGTTCCGCTACGAAGATCGCGGAGCGATGGCCACGATCGGCCGCGCCAAGGCGATCGCGCAGATCGGTCGGCTGCACCTGGCCGGCTTCACGGCGTGGCTGGCGTGGCTGTTCGTCCACCTGATGTTTCTGGTCGGCTTCGAGAACCGTGTCCTGGTCCTGTTCCAGTGGGCCTGGTACTACGTCTGGCGACGTCGAAGCGCGCGGCTGATCACGTCGTACGATCGACGTCCCGTTTGA
- a CDS encoding ChaN family lipoprotein, whose translation MARQKFVSPDHLVRVAGSADAVLLGEQHDNPDHHQLQAWVLQRLVERRRRPAVAFEQLDFEDQPAVDEVLQRRGDAEQLDVAVQWSRSGWPPFEIYRPVFEVALQEGLSIRAANLSRARLRDPNLLDEIAVPLPQRLRNEMAQEIAEAHCGHASGRMTEAMILMQRHRDAHMAAALADACGVAATRDGPASAAGVASEARRDVGDSDGSCVLIAGFGHVRRDRGVPLYLRHQWPQLRVVSVAFLEVAENLEHPQDYAAAFGDDPRPFDYFWFTPAIARPDPCVEFRRQLEGLAR comes from the coding sequence GTGGCGCGTCAAAAATTCGTCTCGCCCGACCATCTGGTGCGTGTTGCCGGCAGCGCAGATGCGGTGCTGCTCGGCGAGCAGCACGACAATCCCGACCATCACCAGCTCCAGGCGTGGGTGCTGCAGAGGCTGGTCGAGCGGCGCCGACGGCCGGCCGTGGCGTTCGAGCAGCTGGATTTCGAGGACCAGCCGGCCGTGGACGAGGTCCTGCAGCGGCGGGGCGACGCGGAGCAGCTGGACGTCGCGGTGCAGTGGAGCCGCAGCGGGTGGCCGCCGTTCGAGATCTACCGGCCGGTGTTCGAGGTCGCGCTGCAGGAGGGGCTAAGCATCCGCGCCGCCAATCTGTCGCGTGCGCGGCTGCGGGATCCGAATCTGCTCGACGAGATCGCAGTGCCGCTGCCGCAGCGCCTGCGCAACGAGATGGCGCAGGAGATTGCCGAAGCCCATTGCGGGCACGCCAGCGGGCGCATGACGGAGGCGATGATCCTGATGCAGCGCCACCGCGACGCGCATATGGCCGCGGCGCTGGCCGATGCGTGCGGCGTGGCGGCGACGCGCGACGGCCCGGCGTCAGCGGCCGGTGTCGCCAGCGAAGCGAGGCGCGACGTCGGCGACAGCGACGGATCCTGCGTGCTCATCGCCGGCTTCGGGCACGTGCGGCGGGACCGCGGTGTTCCACTCTATCTGCGGCACCAGTGGCCGCAGCTTCGCGTGGTGTCGGTGGCTTTCCTCGAGGTCGCCGAGAATCTCGAGCATCCGCAGGACTACGCCGCCGCCTTCGGCGACGACCCGCGCCCCTTCGATTATTTCTGGTTCACGCCGGCGATCGCGCGGCCCGACCCATGCGTCGAGTTCCGGCGTCAGCTGGAGGGGCTGGCGCGCTGA
- a CDS encoding DJ-1/PfpI family protein encodes MSPQPRHPRRIVMVTFPQAEMLDVVGPLEVFSVASRFLEQTGRTSGPAYIVEIVAQAPGRMTMASGLQIVASRSLRGVRGPIDTLFVPGGEGTNVAMRDAVLIDWIRRTARTTRRVASVCTGAFLLARAGLLSRKRATTHWRFCDRLAAEHPDVQVEPDSIYVRDGRVFTSAGVTAGMDLALALVEDDYGKEVALTTARLLVLFLKRPGGQSQFSTQLASQFAEREPIRDLQAWIIEHPEADLSVEALARRVAMSPRNFARVFTREVGATPARFVERVRVEAARRRLEQAGGGVEEVAAGCGFGTAETMRRAFLRNVQVSPSAYRARFRTEKSHGDLRSPV; translated from the coding sequence ATGAGCCCGCAGCCTCGCCATCCCCGCCGCATCGTCATGGTGACGTTCCCGCAGGCCGAGATGCTCGACGTGGTCGGACCGCTCGAAGTCTTCTCGGTGGCCTCGCGCTTTCTCGAGCAGACCGGCCGCACCAGCGGCCCTGCCTACATCGTCGAGATCGTGGCGCAGGCGCCGGGCCGGATGACGATGGCGTCGGGGCTGCAGATCGTCGCGTCGCGATCGCTGCGTGGCGTGCGCGGTCCGATCGACACGCTCTTCGTCCCCGGCGGCGAAGGCACCAACGTGGCGATGCGCGACGCCGTGCTGATCGACTGGATTCGCCGCACCGCGCGCACCACCCGCCGCGTCGCCTCGGTCTGCACCGGAGCGTTCCTGCTCGCGCGCGCCGGGCTGCTCTCGCGCAAGCGGGCCACGACGCACTGGCGCTTCTGCGACCGACTCGCGGCCGAGCATCCGGACGTGCAGGTCGAGCCCGACTCGATCTACGTGCGCGACGGGAGGGTTTTCACCTCGGCCGGCGTCACCGCGGGCATGGACCTGGCGCTCGCGCTGGTGGAGGACGACTACGGAAAGGAGGTCGCGCTGACCACGGCGCGCCTGCTGGTGCTGTTCCTGAAGCGTCCCGGCGGACAGTCGCAGTTCAGCACGCAGCTGGCTTCGCAGTTCGCCGAGCGCGAACCGATCCGCGATCTGCAGGCCTGGATCATCGAGCATCCCGAGGCCGATCTGAGCGTCGAGGCGCTGGCCAGGCGCGTGGCGATGAGCCCGCGCAACTTCGCGCGAGTGTTCACGCGCGAGGTCGGCGCGACGCCGGCACGCTTCGTCGAACGCGTTCGCGTCGAAGCGGCACGCCGGCGCCTGGAGCAGGCCGGCGGTGGAGTGGAAGAGGTCGCCGCCGGCTGCGGCTTCGGCACCGCCGAGACCATGCGCCGCGCATTCCTTCGCAACGTCCAAGTCAGCCCGAGCGCGTATCGCGCACGCTTTCGAACGGAGAAGAGCCATGGAGATCTGCGTAGTCCTGTATGA